From the Actinomadura luzonensis genome, the window GCAGCGTAGCAGGCATGTGCAACAGGGCTGTTAGATTGAGCCGCATGACCGGACTGGGGACGCTGCTGCGGCACGTCCACGAGCTGATGGACGGTGCGGTCGCGGAGATCTACGCGGAGCACGGCCTGCCCGGATACCGGCCCCGTTTCTCCCCTTACGTCCGGACGTTGGTGGCGGAGGGGCCGATGGCCATCCGCGACCTCGCGAGCGCGGTCGGCGTGACCCACTCGGCGGCCAGCCAGACGGTGGTGCAGATGCGCCGCTGCGAGCTGGTCACGCTGGAGAAGGGCGCCGACGCCCGGCAGCGGATCGTGCACCTCACCGAGCGGGCGCGGGCCGCGCTGCCGCTGATCGAGGCCGAGTGGGCGGCCACCGAGCGGGCGGTCGGCGAGCTGGACGGCGAGCTGCCGGTGCCGCTGACGGAGGTGCTGCGGGCGACCGTGGCGGCCCTCGAACGCCGCCCCTTCCGGGCCCGGGTCGAGGCCGCGCGGGCCCTGGGTCCGGCGGCCCGCGCCGAGGCGGGCGGGGCGCTAGACTCGCGGGCATGACCCGACGACATTGATGACCGACGGCCGCAGGCCCCGCCAGGGCGCGCGGACCTCCGGGGCGACCAGCTCCCGGAGATCCCCTTCGTCCTGCTGGAAGGCCTCATGTTCGTCGCACGACTGTACGCCTACGCATTCCTGGGCGAGTTCATCCTCATCTACCCGGTCTACACGCTGCTGTTCGCCGACGCCGGGTTGTCCGTCGCCGAGACCTCGTCCCTGTTCGTCATCTGGTCGGTGACGGGCCTGGTGCTCGAGGTGCCGTCCGGGGCCTGGGCCGACGCCGTGTCCAGGCGCCTGCTGCTGTTCCTCGGCCCGCTGCTGGCCGGGGCCGGGTACGCCCTGTGGGTCCTGATCCCGTCCTACTGGGCCTTCGCCGCCGGGTTCGTGTTGTGGGGCGCGCAGGGCGCCCTCGTCTCCGGCGCGTACGAAGCCCTCGCCTACGAGGAGCTGGCCCGCCGGGGCCGCGAGAGCCGCTACGCCGCCGTCATGGGGCGCGCGGAGGCCGCGGGGCTGGTGGCCAACGCCCTGGCCATCGGGCTCGCGGTGCCGGTGTTCGCGGCCGGCGGCTATCCCGTCGTGGGCGCGGCCAGCGTGCTGGCCTGCGTGCTCGGCGCGGTCACGGCCCTGACGCTGCCCGAGCGCCGCGGCGCGCGCGAGGCCGGCGAGGGCGGCTACCTCGCGGTCCTGCGGGCCGGGATCGCCGAGGCCCGCTCCGATCCCGGCGTGCTGCGGGCGCTGCTGCTGGTCGCCTTCGTCACGGCGATCTGGGGCGCGCTGGAGGAGTACGTCCCGTTCCTGGGCGTCGAGACCGGCGTCGCGAGGACCGCGGTGCCGGTGCTGGTGCTCGTCGTCTGGGTCGGGGCCACGGCCGGCGGGCTGCTGGCGGGAGCCGCGCGCCGGATGCCGGGCCGGGGCTACGCCCTGACCGTCGCGGCGGCGGCCGTCGCGCTCGCGGCCGGGGCGCTGTCCGGGCACCCGGCCGGGTTCGTGCTGATCGCCGTGGCGTTCGGGGCGTTCCAGCTGGCCGGGGTGGTGGCCGACGCGCGGCTGCAGGAGCGGATCACCGGCCCGGCCAGGGCCACCGTGACGTCGGTCGCCGGGCTCGGCGTGAACGTCGTCACGCTCGGCGTCTACGCCGCGTACGGGGCGATGTCCGGGGTGGTGTCGAACGGGGTCGCGTTCGCGCTGCTCGCGGCGCCGTACGCGGTGATCGCCGTGCTGGCGGCCCGCCCGGAGCGCGTCACCGCTCAGTAGCGGGACGGGATCCGCTTCGGCAGCGGCGGCGGCGCCGGGGTCTCCTCCTCCGTCACCGGCGGAGGAGGGGGCTCCTCGGCCGCCGGCACCGCCCGGGGCCGGCCGCGCCACCGCGACGGGAAGAGGGAGGCGGCCAGCAGCGCGCACCCGGCGACCGGCGCCCCGAGGTGGACCAGCAGCTGGTAGTTCGCCAGGTACCCGTCGGGCACCAGGCCGGTGTAGTACGCGTCGAGGCCGGCGGTCGCCGCCGCGGCGAGGGCGGTCAGGACGAGGCCGGGCAGCAGCGAGGCGAGCGGCGACAGCCGCGATCCGGCGAGGACGCCGGCGAGCAGCGCCGTCGCGGCGAAGAGGGCGACCGGCGGCCAGTCAAGTGCGGAGCGGAGCTGGGTGTGGCCGAACATGAATCCGGCCGCGAGGAGCGGGGTGGCCAGCAGTCCCGCGCCGGCGCCGAGCATATGACGAACACCATTACGCACAGAGAACACCTCCAGCACCGGGACCTTACCGTCCTACCTCGACGTTCGCCTTTAAGGCGAGAAATGTCCGATTCTGGGCATAGGCCAAAAACCCCTCCATAACACCGAAATAGGGGTCCATTGGTATCTCAACGCCGCCCCTACCAGCCGTTAACTTGACAGCACCCCCACCCGAGGAGTGCACATGTTGAGTAAACGCTGTGCGCTGGCCGGCGGCATCATCCTCGCCGTCAGCCTGGCCACCCCCCTCAGCCCAGCGGCAGCAGCAGAACCCGCGCCTCAATCCGCCTCCCCGTCCGTTCCCCCGGCCGTGATCGACGCCATGGAGCGCGACCTCGGCCTCACCGAGGCGCAGGTCGTCACCCGGCTCGCCAACGAGGAACGCGCCGCGGCCACCGAATCGGCGCTGAGCGGCCAGCTCGGCGGCTCGTACGGCGGCGCCTGGCTGAACGCCGACGCCTCCAGGCTCAACGTCGCCACGACCGACGCCAGTGCCGCCCCCGCCATCGAGGCGCGCGGCGCCCAGCCGGTCGTCGTCCAGCGCTCGCTGGCCGACCTCGACGCGATCATGAAGAAGCTGGACAAGGCCCCGAACCGGGCCAGGGCCGGCGCCTCCCTCTGGTACGTGGACGTGGCCGCCAACACCGTCTCCGTCCAGGCTCCCACCGTCGAGGCCGCGGAGGCGCTGGTCGCCGCCGCGGGCGTGGACCGGAGCCAGGTGAGCGTCGCGGCGACCGCCGAGCGGCCGACGACGTTCATCAACATCATCGGCGGCTCCGCGTACTACATCGGCTCCAGCCGGTGCAGCGTCGGCTTCGCCGTCACCCGGGGCACCACCCAGGGCTTCGTCACCGCCGGCCACTGCGGCCGCGCCGGCTCCCGGACCTCGAACCCGTCCGGCACCTTCCAGGGCTCGTCCTTCCCGGGCAACGACTACGCGTGGGTGGCCGCGGACGCCGGCAACACCGCCACGCCGTACGTGCGCGGCTCCGGCGGCGCGATGGTGACCGTCCGCGGCTCGACGCAGGCGTCCGTGGGCGCCTCCATCTGCCGCTCCGGCTCCACCACCGGCTGGCGCTGCGGCGTCATCCAGCAGCACAACGCCACCGTCCGGTACGCGCAGGGCACGGTCACCGGCCTGACCAGGACCAGCGCGTGCGCCGAGCCGGGCGACTCCGGCGGCTCGTTCATCTCGGGCAGCCAGGCCCAGGGCACCACCTCGGGCGGCTCGGGCAACTGCACGACCGGCGGCACGACGTACCACCAGCCGGTCAATGAGCCCCTGAGCGTGTACGGCCTCACACTCCGCACCGGCTGACCCGCACGCGGGTCCTCACGACGCCGCGCAGCGCGCCCACCAGACCCGGGCACGCTGCGCGGTCTTCTCATGCCCCGGACCCTGACCCCGTCAGGGTCGGCTCAGGGACGGCTCGGGGGCGCCGCCGGATGCCGGGGAGGGGGCGGCGGCGGGAGGGTGGTGACATGACCGCAGCAAAGAAGCTCCTCCCGGCCGTCGCCTGTGGCTCGATCGTGTTCGCGGTGATCGCGGTGGTGGCCGGGCAGTTCGGCCCCGACCCCTACCTCGACCCGATGAACGTGACCGTCAGCGAGTACGCCGTGTCCGACCGCGGGGGCGTCACGGAGGTCGCGATGGCGGTGCTCGGGCTCGGGTCGCTGGCCCTGCTGGCGGGGCTTCGCGCGGCGGGCGCTCCGGTCCGGGGGATGCCGGAGCGCCTGCTGCTGCTCTGGTCGGGAGCGCTGGTGGTGGCGGCGGTCATCCCGACCACCCCGATCGGCCAGGACCTCGACCTGGCCGCGCAGATCCACCGGTACGTGTCCGTCGCGGCCTTCGTGAGCCTGCCGGCCGCCGGGGCGCTGCTGGTGCCCCGCCTGGGCGCGCACGCCGACTGGAAGCCGGTGGCGCGGGCCGTGGAGTGGGTGTCGCTGGCCGGGGGGTTCGGGCTGCTGGCGATCACGTACGTGGC encodes:
- a CDS encoding MarR family winged helix-turn-helix transcriptional regulator, with protein sequence MTGLGTLLRHVHELMDGAVAEIYAEHGLPGYRPRFSPYVRTLVAEGPMAIRDLASAVGVTHSAASQTVVQMRRCELVTLEKGADARQRIVHLTERARAALPLIEAEWAATERAVGELDGELPVPLTEVLRATVAALERRPFRARVEAARALGPAARAEAGGALDSRA
- a CDS encoding MFS transporter, with amino-acid sequence MFVARLYAYAFLGEFILIYPVYTLLFADAGLSVAETSSLFVIWSVTGLVLEVPSGAWADAVSRRLLLFLGPLLAGAGYALWVLIPSYWAFAAGFVLWGAQGALVSGAYEALAYEELARRGRESRYAAVMGRAEAAGLVANALAIGLAVPVFAAGGYPVVGAASVLACVLGAVTALTLPERRGAREAGEGGYLAVLRAGIAEARSDPGVLRALLLVAFVTAIWGALEEYVPFLGVETGVARTAVPVLVLVVWVGATAGGLLAGAARRMPGRGYALTVAAAAVALAAGALSGHPAGFVLIAVAFGAFQLAGVVADARLQERITGPARATVTSVAGLGVNVVTLGVYAAYGAMSGVVSNGVAFALLAAPYAVIAVLAARPERVTAQ
- a CDS encoding S1 family peptidase — translated: MLSKRCALAGGIILAVSLATPLSPAAAAEPAPQSASPSVPPAVIDAMERDLGLTEAQVVTRLANEERAAATESALSGQLGGSYGGAWLNADASRLNVATTDASAAPAIEARGAQPVVVQRSLADLDAIMKKLDKAPNRARAGASLWYVDVAANTVSVQAPTVEAAEALVAAAGVDRSQVSVAATAERPTTFINIIGGSAYYIGSSRCSVGFAVTRGTTQGFVTAGHCGRAGSRTSNPSGTFQGSSFPGNDYAWVAADAGNTATPYVRGSGGAMVTVRGSTQASVGASICRSGSTTGWRCGVIQQHNATVRYAQGTVTGLTRTSACAEPGDSGGSFISGSQAQGTTSGGSGNCTTGGTTYHQPVNEPLSVYGLTLRTG
- a CDS encoding DUF998 domain-containing protein; translated protein: MTAAKKLLPAVACGSIVFAVIAVVAGQFGPDPYLDPMNVTVSEYAVSDRGGVTEVAMAVLGLGSLALLAGLRAAGAPVRGMPERLLLLWSGALVVAAVIPTTPIGQDLDLAAQIHRYVSVAAFVSLPAAGALLVPRLGAHADWKPVARAVEWVSLAGGFGLLAITYVALPGERVMIGLVERLLLGAEVALLGVLAFWLARLAWGRRPALASRMAGGLPGRVRGDLTTAA